The region AAGTGAAGTTAAATGACCTATTTTTCAGCAAAGGGCAAATGGTAAAATCTTCAGAGACCATTTGCTTCTAGGAAGGTAGTCATTGGGGTTTTAACAccattttaagtttattttaccAAGATGATTTTTGAACTCATTCAGAAAATCTGTATGCTCTCTTCACTTCACTTCTACACCCCACAACATTAAAAGGTTACGTCATGTGCgcatcatttcattttctggaaaaacCGACTATACGGCTCTTGCCAAAAGCTTTAATGAGCTGGTTGATCCAATCTGTTAAAACCAGCTTCGATATTCCAGATGCTAAATTGTACACTAAAATGTGTGCACATTCAAATTTAGCCATGTTTGGTTTAACCACCAGCACAGTTTGGACGAGGCAGCTGGTTACACAGTACAGTCGAGTCCCTGGAGGATGCAGCATGGTTGGTTGAGCAGCGCATCTTCCCAGAACAGGAGAGGGCAGAGTGTGGAGGTCAGCGCCGCAAATGATGCAAAGAGACGCTAATGCAGTGATGCATTACAAATGAAAAGTTTGCATCAATAATTCACGCAAACATCTGATGGCTGGACacttccaggtttttttttattgaagttgCCATAGACCAACCACCAATTTTAGCTTCGATTGGTCAGCAACGTGCAGCAAAGAAATGACAGATGCCAAACAGAAGAATGCATTCACTTCTTTTATTCATAAGATGggagttttttttacatttttttttttacatcttatgCACAGCAGATACAAGGACAAACATTGTCTAAACCACAAACTAAATTCCTTCAGTCTAATCctgttaaacatttcaaaatgccCCCTCCCCCCAAAACCTGCCCCCTTCCAAAAAAAGCAACCCTTTACATTTTTAGTCCAGTTTCACATTCTGAAAGATTGCCGTAAAACAATCTCATTTTAGCAGAATAGCACAAGCCAATTCCAACGTCCCCTTTAAACAAATTGCACTTTTTAACTACTTCAACAGGATATAGGATCAAAAATTAACACCAAACACAGGAGACGACTAAACATCCAACTTATATAGGTTCATTATTTAGTTGcacaaaaaatgcataaatatacattacgcaaaaaagcacaaaaaaaatttgcaCTTTCCTTTGCTCAAATAATGACACACATTGATAAAGAAGCCAAGGATTGTTCAAACGAAGGGATGCATTCACAGGGTCCATGCGAGATAAGCCATTTACACAACAGCCTAGCTTACACAGAGGTAAGAGACCAAGGATCTacaggaagaaaagcaaaacgTTTTGCTGTCTAGGCCAAATGGCAACACAAACACTAAGAAAATTAGGATACACAGGAATCTGCACTTTAAGTTCATGCCAAAAAGACTAACATGCAATGATTTAACGCCTCTAAACCTCCCAGGAGCAGCAGCAACCCATGGAAGGACTAGCTTAACAGTAACTTCAGTTTTCCTCAGCAGGTAGGATCCATGGAGTCTGACTGGGTTTGCATGAGTTCTACGTTATTCTGAAGTGCTAACGGTACCGCAGTAGTTGCCAAGGATAAGTTCAGATTGTCGACAGCAAGATTGTTTTAACTCCAACTCCCCCCAGAGACAACTGGAAGGAGATAAATACTGTTTATAATAATGCACATTTGTCCATTAAATAAATGGGATTAAATTAAACGAAGAGCATGGCAAACCTCACTTCAGGTGGAGAAAGGTGTGGTTCCCGGAGGCCTGAAAAGCACAGGGGAAACAAAGGTTAGTGAactgagaaaagagaaaaaaaaaaactcagaacaaAGAGTGTTTTGTTACAATGAATCAGGAAAAAAGTTACACATCAAAACTGAAGCCAGTTGATTAATATCGCAGTCTTAAGTTGTGAACAGAGTTTGGTGGGGTATATTTGATGCATCCAAACATTTACAGGAGAAAGAATATTTTGATAGCTTGATGATTCTTAATAGATTGGATAACAAAATTTGGATGTGGTCAAGAGTTTGGACAATAAAAAAGGCTCCAAAATGtctgaaaggggaaaaaaaattcataagACACTTGAAGAAAAGGTAGGAAATGTATTGCAGGGTTGCTAGTCTCAACAGTTCAGTTACGGTAATTAGATTATCAGTTCAGTAAATGTCCATTTTGGGGGCTTTTCTAACTTAACCTCAAACTTCACAAATCATGAAATTGACTTCCAGTTGCACATAAGGGTCACTGCATTCTTTTGGAACCCTGGCCAgcttcattttcagtttcaacacTTGTGTATCTAATAGGGGTGCACCAATCAAATCCCCCCACTTTTCTCAACTTTGGGTGATTAGCcaatatttttatgtgaaaccTATCTGCAGATCTCATGCTgccacaaaagtaaaaaaaaaccaaataaaaaaattcagctaCTGTCTCCTTTTGCCCTGTTGTGAGAGGGGACTAACCAACAGACCCATCCACCATATCTAAACTTTTCATGTACATTTATATGCAGTTACAGTTGTGTTGTCAAGAATCAGCAgctctggtattttaaagagtGGCAGTTGGAGCTCCCCTAGTACCTAAAGCTTAAAAGATTCAACAATTTGTGACCcgattctttttaaaatgattgggGGATGGTCTAATACTTGGAGCAAAAGACCTTAGAGTCTAGAAGCCAAAACAGCCAATAAAATGtccttttggattttctttgtgttctcAGTCAACTCCAAccattaaaaaacaagcaagcCTTTATTGGAGGGCTGGGGGGTTACACTTTTTGGTaccaaaacaatgaataaaatccagACATTCCACTTTTCCATAATCTGGAAGTGTTTAATATTGGCTCCAAACATTCATGACAGTGGGTTATTCACTTAAGTACtttcaaaatgattaaaaggcTAAACAGTCCTCCTTAAACATTGTGCACCATTGATCAAAGCAGCATTatctaaagaaaacatctgacaaaagaaaagttcaaaacagAGTCCATTATATTCTCCCACAGTAGCTAAAATTACACTTTATGCACCCAGTTTCCTTCCTACTGCTGCAAATACTCTTGTGCACTAAATCCACACCAATAACCAATTACTACTTTACAGTTGAAATGTTTAGTTAGTAGTAGCAAAGCAGTCCTGTTTTAGGAAATACAGGcatatttcaaatattgaagagtttaattcaattcagCAAACAGATTGGTGATATTTGAAGCACTTAGTTAAACTTTAAGTATGGcttacagcaaaataaaaactcaaaattcaatTTCTCAGACAACTGTATAGAACaacaatagtttttaaaaataaatgttaagatGCATGTTATGGCCAACACCGTAATGCTAACCATTGAGAATCATGGAAGCCCTCCACAAGGGTGAAGTATGCAAACATGGTCTTCAAATCTAAAGAGCAGAGAATCCAAATGTGACGTTTCCAGTCGACTTGGACAGAGCAGTAATGTCATTCATTACTGCTCTGTAATGCTGggttttatcaagtccaaagttATAGGAGCCATTCCACaggaaaacactttgtttccGTCTACAGTTTTACGAAGATTGCTTCATTTTGAAACAGGCTATGGCACTTGTCCATGCTAGCCCACCCAACCTAAACCCCAAAGGAGAATCGATGGCGTATTCTTAAACGTGGAGTGGACACCAGAGGCAACAATGAGACAAGCTGGAGGCCGATTTAAAGCAACCTAGACTCCAATGCTTCCATGCCACAGTGCATTGCAATTCAAAATACAAGCCCAGGCAATATACTGTTATTATGTACTGTACACAGTACTATAGTAGGCTGAGATCTGTATGAAAAGTGTTTAAGGTCTTCTGTAGTATTGAAAATTCTGACTGAATTGTGGGTTTTCATTGCAAGCGCCaataaaaaatgcttgaaaCATCTACATAGTAAATGTATGTAACACAACTCAATTTAGattgaaatactttaaattaaCTTCATCGCCATTTATTCTGAAGCACCACTAAGTTATTGGAAAATGCATAGGCTTCAAGATTTTCCTTAATACATCTTTTGGACCCAAATGCAATAATTATATGGATTTCCTAGCAGAGCTCAAAGTATTACCTCAGGTTATATAGTTGCTTAGAAATTGAGTTTGTTGTTGCACCAAATAACATTTGGTCAGTTGAATATTGCAtttccaatttttattttttttacatttggttAGCAAAGAATTCAGGGGActgttctggaaaaaaaaaaaatcctaaaaatgaaaataaaaaaacccaaagagatTACTCACTAAATATCTAACAAAACTGCCGGGACTTCCATCCAGGCTGGGAAGTCTCAGAGGGAGTAGGGTACCAGCGCATCTAAAGAAACACAGACAAAGTCATGTACAGACCAAAACCAAGCTTTAGTTCCAACTCctgcagaaatgttaaaaaaaaaaaaaaaaaaaatcagccttggaatagacacaaaaacagaggaCTGCCCCTTTAAGCCCAGCTCACTGAAGCCATGGGAATGTGTAGCTGCTTAACGAGGACAATCGTCCAAGCAATTACCAGCATGGAAACGTGGAGAACTGAACCTCTGTGTGTCTGACATATTTACGTTCCAATAAACCCATCAATAGCGTGTGCCCTCGACTCATTTTCCTCCTTCACTACCACTGAGCAACCCGGCAGATTTAATAACACCATCAGAAGCCGGTTAGAGACCTTTATCTTTGAGCAACAGTATTATGGGAAGGAGTATTTGGCGAGACCAGGGCACTTTAAGGATCTTTCATCAGAATCCAATTAGAAGTGCAGCTACCCAGTCAGCTTCTGCTACAACCAGAAGGTGGACAGTTAGTTGGCACCTTCAGAGAAGATCAACAAGTTTGACGATTTCTCCCGAGTCAAATACCCGACATTCCTCTGCCTCGAGTCAGGCGAAATGGGTTTTGACTCCCTACTCTGCAGAGCAGCACTACCCTGGAGGAAGCTAGCTGGCAGTGAACTTTAAATGACCCaacatgagaaatattttccattgcTATTGTTACAAGTCCTGGCCATTCCTTTATTGGTAGCTGTTGTATGTCAGGATGACATAATGCCATGTAGCTTTTTTTCACACATGTAATGAGCTTATTTTACTGCAAGAATAAGAGCCTAGATGGTGGCATGTCAAAACAGATGAAGTGCCACTTGAGATTAAAGGTACAAATACTTTACTTTCCAAGAAAAACTGTACTTTCAGATCAGGaagtgcatcttttttttaactcagcTGATAAGGTGGGTATGTGCAGAGCTCTGCTAAAGGAAAATAAGTTGTATGTCCACAGAGTGCTCCagattcaaaaaataaaagcatgaaggAATTCAAATTCAGCTGCATTGGAAGAAACCTTTCTGCACTTCAGAAAATGATTACACATCACCCACTTTATCAGGTACACCATTTAATTTCTTGTCAGCACAACTGCTAAGTTACACAGCAGAGACTCGATGCTTTTAGACACCCAGTTGTGGTGAAGATGACTTGCTGAAGTTAAAACCAATCACAAAGAGCTGATCTGCTGGTGGTCTAACAGAACCATCTCAGGGTATTAAAATGGTCTGGCAGTTTCAGAAATTTGCAAATGCCTTTATGTCAAAATAGACCGCAACTCAAACAACGACTTATTACAactaagatttttaaaataatctgttgGTTTGCCAATAACAGGAAACTGCTACAATTCAGACTCAAACTGGTCAATAGTCAAGTCCCTACATTATACAATTGGCTCCAACTGAAAACTTCTTAAATGGCACAGCCTACCTACTGTAAGTATTACTGCCAATACCTGTTTGTCCAAAGTGTACCAGTCTTCTGGTGGCCACTTCCAAAACCATAACATAAACAGTTTACGTCACTTTCATGAACAAAGTTCAGCTGTGCTTCACAGTCATAtcaatttattataaaacatttggtATATGATGGTGGATTTCCAGCTGACAAATCAATAGACCAAAATTTTAAAGGGAGTGCTTCAAACATTTAGTCTATGAAAAAGGCAGCCCAACCTGGCACTAGGTAGATGTCTAATAAAGTGACCAGTGAGCATCACCCATCATTTGAACTTCCACAAAGCTTTCAGGCTCATATCTACACTGGGCTCCACCCCAGTGTAGCCCAGTGTAGTTGCAGAGCCTATTTGGATTATAGACAATTTAGTGCCAATTGCTTTAAAATTTTTACCTCAACGTCAGCTATACAACCCCCACTGTATTTTCAGAGTACAGAAGGTTAGTTTTAGAAGAAAAGGAACACACCGGTTGCTCCCTCACCTGGGCGTGGAGCGCTGCAGCGGCGGCAGCAGCTGCCGGGTAGGTAAAGGCTGCGTGTGGGAGGCCTGGAGTCAGCTCCGTGGTGTAGAGCGGGTATGGAGTCCAGGCATCCGGTGATGCTGGGATCAGTGCTGCCCCTGTCAGATCATCTGGGGAAGTACAGGACGGTAGTAGACAAGCTGACTGCGCTGCTGCATTTGCTCAAACTATGAATGCTTGAATCTGTTAAAAATCAGTGGATGCTGATGACCAAATACACCATCAAAGTATAACCTAGTAAGTCTGATGTTTGTTACAGGGCTGGTCACTGGTACTGAACTGCCATCGTCTGTTTGCACTGCTGAAAATTCagtcttaaagctgcaggaatAGGAAACTTTTGGAGAAATGTCTACattcacatatttgttgaaactttgTTGTGGCAGCATGAGACTGAATCTATAGGGGAAATAAAAGTTCCCATCTCCTCCCAGTGCTACTACCGTCCCCTGAAGAAATTCAGCTGccgatcaaaaacaaccaatcagagccaggcaGAGGGTCTTGGCGCCGTCAATCACACACATGTACGTGCTTCTAACTGTGCTGATGACAGAGAAACTTATCATTCCAGGAAAACAACTTATCTTCTGTCAtgggtggccatgctaactagctttagcattcatgacagacTATTAGGATTGAGGATGTGCAACGTGTACACAAGCATAATCAATAGTGCCAAGACCTCCTCCTGGCTTAGTTTGGATGTTTCTAGTTGGCACCAgcagaaagcagaggagcttgatttttttccccacagattatctgtctcatgagTCACAAAATAATGACCGtttcaaatgtgtaaaaaaaaaaaagataagttacatcatgctgcagctttaagggaaattaatcattttatgtaatttacatAGTAGTGGTTATTCTTTGGCGCACTAAAAACataagtttctctttttaaacaaacttggtagtacattttttaaatgcaccaAAACTGTTGAGTAAAGTATCTaagatttactgtttttataaGCCAGCTTCAGTCTTCCCCACTTGATCCCCCCCCAAGCCCTCACTTGAGGCAATCTGCCACACCACAACAGTAAATTTATCCAGGCAGGATCTGGCTTTAATGAAGCTCCTCACTTGTCAACCACCACTGGTCTCAAACTAATGAATCAAGCAGATGTTCGGGCAAAGAGAGTAGAGACGTCACCGCTGACTAAAACCTGCAAGTGGAATTTCCCAGAAGCAAAAAGGAACTGGCTGAAGAATCGAGATGACGCATGCACGTGAAGGTGAGTTAGTCCTTTAATTTGTTAGAAAACCCGTCGTACCCCTCCCAAAACATGGAAGTTAATCCCATAACATCTATAGGTCTTAAAAAGAGGACAACAAGGGCCACTGAGCACTGACACTGCCAAGGTGAGTGTGGATGAGGGCCTAGAGTAGTGAAGCCGTACAACTTACATGGGTCCCGTGCAATGAAGTGTGCTCCTAGAGCGGGGTGGATATTTGTGGGGTTCGGTGTGGCCATCAGCTTACTCTTTGCCATCTTCGTGTTGGCTTTAGCAAACTCTAAGCGCAGGGTCTGGGGACTTTCGGGATCAAAACGGATACCCTGAGAGGAGAGacggaggagggaggaggaggacatATGATCGTAAGGGAGGCGAGCTGAGTTCATGGGGGGCTTAGTTTAAGCAGTCTCGCCAGGACCCCCCCTTCCTGAAAGCGGTGTTTCAATGCTCAGGGTGCATCTTGATGGATGTCAAAACACCATCTGAAGGATACACTTCTGGCATTTCGACACGCTTGCGTCTCCTTTTCCTCGTGACGGCAAATCGAGAGCAGAGGCGACTGGCGGATGAGCGCAGCCTCTGCTCGAGCCAGAAGGAGAAGGAGACGAGGAGAAGGGGCTGACAGCGAGACAGAGTGGAATTTCCTTTAGGTGTTCTAGCcctgcttttgtgttttgtgccCTAAGCATTGTGCCCACATGCAGGTGAGTAGGATTTTGGTGTAtgtgttgtgtgtgtatgtgttgtgtgtgtgtctaagaGGTGATGCTCATAACGAATGCTAAGCTATGAGAGAGAAGTGTTAGATACTGCCAATGTGGGCTATCGAgtgacaaacaaaataagaggTTACACTACCAAAGATGTGTCCAAATAACTACACATGTGGCTATGAGACAGGTATTACAGTAAAGCAGTGATATGCAAAACTGAGGAAAGCTATTATCAGACTAAGAAGGATGTGTATCAAGGTCAAAGTAAACTACCGTAAGGCTACAGGATTCTGGCCTCTTTCCAAAAATGGCCCTGCCATTGAATTGTAAGAGACAAAACGGGTTGGCTTTGAGAGATTTCAGAGGGAGAGATGATGTCGCTCACAATCAAGTCCCAATCATTTGTgggtttaaacaaaaataaaaaggttagcACAACACATGTAGAAGATGAAAAACAGGGGGACGGGGAAACTGTGAAACtcttaaagaaatgaaatcGGTGAATGAAAACTTACATTCAGAGCGTTTTTTGCAGCTTCGGCTCCGGAGCGACTGTCGAAAGTTACAAACCCGACAGGCTGGAAGACAAAAGAAGTGCCCCGTTACACAACGACTCGCCACGaacatgcattttaaaatctagCAACAAAGTAATACTAAGTCAGTTGTAAAGCTATTAAGAATAAATCAGTCTGGAAGTCAACCAGAGGACTGATTGAGACCACCTCACCTGTTTTGATGTTAACTTAATCAGTGACCCTTCATAACCctgcaggggggaaaaaaaaaagaaaaaagatagcCAATTATCCACCCTGAAGTCACATGAAGGAGGTCAGGCATAAAACATTTCACTACTTGAGGACCAAATATATATTCAATACTCTAgtctacaattttaaaaacagcaggagtAGCTGACAAGGCAAAGATCATACAAAGTATGGTTCACTCCTGATTCAGATTTACTACCAAACTTTCCATTGCAATCTGTGGCAAAAATCCCAAACTAAAATGGCCTCCAATAAACGAGGAAAACACCATCTTGAAAAGCTGTCAAGCTTTCTGGTTTTTTTGCCTCCCCAGCCATGATTGAAGCAACTTGCTAACGCTGAACTGCGTTTGCCTTGTGTTGAAATAAAAGataaaccaaaaagaaaagctacaaCCAACTGGAAAAACAACTACAGTGGTTTCACAATGTGCAAATGTTTGGAGTGTATATCTAAATTTCCCTGCTTGTGTGAGAGCTGGGTCACAGAGAGCCGCTTGGCCAATCGGGAGAGCTACTCATTTACACATTCCACAGGACCATCCATGTGCGAGGGACACCACTTCCAGTTTGCTTCGTTAGGACAACGGTGGGAGGGGCATGAGGTGTTTATGGAACAggacgggggaaaaaaaaaaacaactaatagaTTAACAATGATGTGGCCtcatttttatatatgcaaATATGTGGTCTTCCATTAATGGAGGGACTATAGCTACACAGAGAGCAGAGCGCTGCATGGTTTGTGCGTTACGGTGAAATGAAGAGTggcttaaaaagaaatttaccTGCAATTCAGATGACAAATGCTTCCTAAATACTAAAAGTCTGCCTCTCAGCACAGATAATCCCTTAACCACTTTCCATGACTCTGCTCCAGCAGCAGGCAAACAGCAGCTACTCTTGAggtttttcctttattttttttttctttttaaaggggGTGACAAATTAACTTTATTCCATTTACACACTGAAAAgcttgagtaaaaaaaataaaataaaatttaaaaaaaatcagtagacCATCCTTGGAAAAATATGCGCTGCCACTTGCCTTAAAAGGTCTGAAAAGAAGGTAAAGTTCCCGTGGTTTAATGTCAACTGGTAGGCCGCTGACAAACAGAGTTCGTACCTgcaaacagggaaaaaaagcaaaaaaaagatcTAGTCATCCTCCGACATCATAAAAGCAGATGAATGCAGTTCGTCTTTTGAACAAATGTGTAATTTTcagaatttaacaaaaacagtaCTGATAATATAATCCTTTCCCATCCACATTACTCACACTGAAATTTCTCCTTCGGCTTTTCCGAAcccttttgaaataataaaataaaaatcccccTCAAGTTCCAAGCCATCGATCCTCACAGTTCAATTTCAGATTTCATTCAGTTCCATTTATTCAATTGAGGATCCCACTTAGAGCTTTGTGGTGTTGTTCCAGCTCTCTGCAGTCAGTGCAGAAGCTGTAAGACTTTATGATAAACGGACAGATTTGACAAAACGCTAAAGACAAAAATGGAATTCGGATACATAATGCTTTATAAATTAAGAAGAAATGCTTTTGAAAATGGCGTAGAAAGGATCAGTCTGCACCAGCTGGTAGTATAAATGGCATATGGAGCCATTAAAGCCTAGAAATCCTTGAGAACACATTAAAGCATTTCTTAAATTACCCAAAGATGTGgaaggtaaaataaaagtattggGAAAGACAAATCTTGACATCATTTTTGTTCATCAATAGAAAGCCGTCATAGCCAAACGCCCCTCGGCTGTCACCAACATATTAGCTTAATTTGGCAGGTTtgaaaatgatctaaaataCTTTTCACCGAcaaattttcaaaacctgaaatTGTGTTTCTCCAG is a window of Xiphophorus maculatus strain JP 163 A chromosome 4, X_maculatus-5.0-male, whole genome shotgun sequence DNA encoding:
- the rbpms2 gene encoding RNA-binding protein with multiple splicing 2 isoform X2, whose translation is MSLKADSEPNNNVSIEEEVRTLFVSGLPVDIKPRELYLLFRPFKGYEGSLIKLTSKQPVGFVTFDSRSGAEAAKNALNGIRFDPESPQTLRLEFAKANTKMAKSKLMATPNPTNIHPALGAHFIARDPYDLTGAALIPASPDAWTPYPLYTTELTPGLPHAAFTYPAAAAAAAALHAQASGNHTFLHLNCLWGELELKQSCCRQSELILGNYCGTVSTSE
- the rbpms2 gene encoding RNA-binding protein with multiple splicing 2 isoform X4, yielding MSLKADSEPNNNVSIEEEVRTLFVSGLPVDIKPRELYLLFRPFKGYEGSLIKLTSKQPVGFVTFDSRSGAEAAKNALNGIRFDPESPQTLRLEFAKANTKMAKSKLMATPNPTNIHPALGAHFIARDPYDLTGAALIPASPDAWTPYPLYTTELTPGLPHAAFTYPAAAAAAAALHAQMRWYPTPSETSQPGWKSRQFC
- the rbpms2 gene encoding RNA-binding protein with multiple splicing 2 isoform X6; the protein is MSLKADSEPNNNVSIEEEVRTLFVSGLPVDIKPRELYLLFRPFKGYEGSLIKLTSKQPVGFVTFDSRSGAEAAKNALNGIRFDPESPQTLRLEFAKANTKMAKSKLMATPNPTNIHPALGAHFIARDPYDLTGAALIPASPDAWTPYPLYTTELTPGLPHAAFTYPAAAAAAAALHAQASGNHTFLHLK
- the rbpms2 gene encoding RNA-binding protein with multiple splicing 2 isoform X3; this translates as MSLKADSEPNNNVSIEEEVRTLFVSGLPVDIKPRELYLLFRPFKGYEGSLIKLTSKQPVGFVTFDSRSGAEAAKNALNGIRFDPESPQTLRLEFAKANTKMAKSKLMATPNPTNIHPALGAHFIARDPYDLTGAALIPASPDAWTPYPLYTTELTPGLPHAAFTYPAAAAAAAALHAQVREQPMRWYPTPSETSQPGWKSRQFC
- the rbpms2 gene encoding RNA-binding protein with multiple splicing 2 isoform X7, whose amino-acid sequence is MAIFGKRPESCSLTGIRFDPESPQTLRLEFAKANTKMAKSKLMATPNPTNIHPALGAHFIARDPYDLTGAALIPASPDAWTPYPLYTTELTPGLPHAAFTYPAAAAAAAALHAQVREQPASGNHTFLHLNCLWGELELKQSCCRQSELILGNYCGTVSTSE
- the rbpms2 gene encoding RNA-binding protein with multiple splicing 2 isoform X1, with product MSLKADSEPNNNVSIEEEVRTLFVSGLPVDIKPRELYLLFRPFKGYEGSLIKLTSKQPVGFVTFDSRSGAEAAKNALNGIRFDPESPQTLRLEFAKANTKMAKSKLMATPNPTNIHPALGAHFIARDPYDLTGAALIPASPDAWTPYPLYTTELTPGLPHAAFTYPAAAAAAAALHAQVREQPASGNHTFLHLNCLWGELELKQSCCRQSELILGNYCGTVSTSE
- the rbpms2 gene encoding RNA-binding protein with multiple splicing 2 isoform X5, whose protein sequence is MSLKADSEPNNNVSIEEEVRTLFVSGLPVDIKPRELYLLFRPFKGYEGSLIKLTSKQPVGFVTFDSRSGAEAAKNALNGIRFDPESPQTLRLEFAKANTKMAKSKLMATPNPTNIHPALGAHFIARDPYDLTGAALIPASPDAWTPYPLYTTELTPGLPHAAFTYPAAAAAAAALHAQVREQPASGNHTFLHLK